Sequence from the Arvicola amphibius chromosome 3, mArvAmp1.2, whole genome shotgun sequence genome:
taGCTAAATAGGGAAATAAATAACTTGggtgtgtttctctctttctcatgtaAAGCCTGCTGTGGAAACTAAGGAGGGCTAATGATAAAGACTTGAAGCACGCCTAAGAATCCAGGTGGAGACAGCCATGTTCTAGGGTTAGGTCATGTGACACTGGCTATTAAGGCGCATCCATGCTGCTGCTATAAGGGCATTGGTTGTGTCAGTATAAGTAACGGTTACTGCCTAGCATGGTGAACATGGGGACAAAATCCTTGGATGGAAGTCAGGAGTTATGAGATCTCAATAAACTTTACTGAGAAACGAGTGGTTAATCTAGGGACCCTTGTTTCGTGGAATTTCTATCTGTGAAATAAGAGTcctgtgtggtgatattttgtttgtgatctaataaagcttgcctgaagatcagagtgtaaagCCAGCCACTAGTTACccataaaggccaggcagtggtagcatgcTCCTTTAATCccctgtgaggcagaggcagacagatctctgtgagttcaaggccaccctgggccacaggaaattgatccagtctaaaagagaaacagaaccggATGCATACAGATGAAGGGAATGCCATTCTGGATCGAGCCGCAAGAGATCAACTGCAACAACCCATAGGAGATGTTACAACTACCATCAGGGCACAAAACAGCAGCTACTTAACTCCCACTtcccaaacattaaaaaaaatgattgatgCCTAGATaaattcatacaatgtattttgttcatatttattcCTATTTCCATAACTCCTCGTATATCCACCCCCAATTCCCTCCAatatcatgtcttttttttttaatatcctactaagtccaatttgtgctacTACACATGCTTCTGGGTATAGAGCTATCTACTGGAGGGTAGCTCACCTATCAGGGGGACACATTCTTAAAACTTGCTCTCCCTCCCCTAGAAGCCACCAGTTGTCCACACCTCCTCAGTTAGAATTCCTGCACCCTATGTGTTAAAATGCTGATAGGCTTGATCTGATgtaggtcttgtgcaggcaacctAACTGTTGGGAGTTACTAATTGCAATGGTTCTGCCATATCTAAAAGACATCATTTTGCTTTGACCCTTCTTTGCCTCTACCTCTATTGCTGAAGGACCACACACATGGATCACAAGACAGAAATCAAATTGGTCCACCCAGCAGCCCtgtccctgctggctagctttcacagtacaGAAAGGGGCTGCGTAGGATCCTGCGAGGAAAGATCAACAGTCTCACTCACTTGTGTGAGGCTGAGAACAACTTCCACATGCAGGTTAATGGCTTCAGAGTCTACGTTCTACACAACCAGTTTCAAGCTCCTCTTCCTTTTGTGTCTCAGACTATAATGACAGAGCTTCATGGAAGCCGTACAGGAGGAGTGGAAATGCTCCTTTTCCTACTGAGGAAATCAGGGAGGTGAACTTCCACCTTTGGAAGACTGTGATCATGAGCCCGCCCCCTCATGGACTTGGTCCTCTGCAGCACCTGCTCTTCATCCCATCCACCATCCACAGTGAGGTGCTGAGTAGTCTTGACTGGTGAAGATCTGGAGAAGAGCCGGTGAGTGTGATTTGTAAGGGTTCTCACACCGGAGGTCTGTCCAGGTAAGCTGTCAGAGATGTGGGTGACACTTGTTTTCTGACCCACTGGTGGTGGGGAGTTGGGGAAAAGGGTAGGATAGGTCACTAGTGGATGGTCCTTCTTTTGTGGGGTTCTCCTCCACATACAGTCATTCTCTAACTCAATGGACACCAACTTGTGATTACTGTTTTCTTCAACTATGACACTACTTGGAGTTAGTGCTGACCCCTGTAGGTTAAGGGCTCAGTCACCCTAGACCAAGAGACAAATACTCTTCCATCTCAAATGCCAATCACTGTCTGAGATACTGATATTTCTGGTTGACTATCTCAAAATTTTGGGGTCAAATGTCAATTGTTGTCTGAGTTACTGATATTTCTTATTGACTATCTCAAGATTTGGGGGTTTCCACAGCTCCCTTCTTGGCAACAATCGCTTAACAAAATTGGTTCTCTGTAAAGTGTTCTTTCTATTAGATAATTGTCAAAATTCAACTCCAGGTAGCCAACAGTAATAGACACACAGAGCAGGATATGGGAATGGGGTATCAGGCTGATATGGTTCTTTGATCCACATCTTGGTATCTCAGTGTGTTCACCAACCTGGAAACTCTCTGGGCTCCAtcatttaggaatttttttttaaatgaggtttaattaattcatttaatcaTTGTACAGTGTTGGTTACACTCACAATTTAGCCCCACCCCCATGTCCAAAGGAATAAACAGGGGATTGGAACTGAATATAGTAACTATAGAATCACGTGATTAATTCTTCTGGCAACCCTCCTTCTTAAGTTCCCTAGGATCCACTAAGGCTCACCTCATTAGCATAAACTGAGGCATGGATGAAAGGGGCTTGTAACAGATGACCAAGAACATGCTAAAAAAAATGCCAGAGGATTTAAAACCTGTGTCAGGAATCAGAGACCATGCTATAAATCACTTATCAAAATAGTacatttcagggctggagagatggcacaatgGTTACGAGTATACACTGTTCTGACAGAGAACCTGAatctgactcccagcacccatatcaagaggctcacaactgcctctcattccagttccaaaggatttGACGTCCTTGCCTGGGCTCGGTGGACACCTGGActcacatcaaacacacacacacacacacacacacacacacacacacatatatatatatatatatatatatatatacaaataaaaataaaatcttttaaaaagtgctatattttggaggggagcagagaaaaatgtagaactcaataaaaaaaattaaaataaaaaatgctataTTACCTAGTGTCAAGAAAGTCCTTTGAACAAAAACTTCTTTAGTGACATTAAACTGTAAAAGAGATCAGAAAGATAGCTCAGTTTAAGTAAATAATTGAGAACCTGAGAGTCAGGACATTTGGCATCGGCTGGCATTGGGACATGAGGATGTCTGGTGCCTCCTGTTGATGCGTCAGTCATCTCAGATATGTTGTGTTATTGAAAGCTTTGTATACTTTTTATTCTGCATAAATTGTCTGAACAGTGAGGAGAGAGATGATCTACAGATACttgaaagttttgttgttgttgttgttgttttactacCCTGGAAATGTGAAGTTCCTGGGTAagaatttgaaaagcaaaatcataaaagaaaaacttcttagGGCTGTGATAAAATAGGCTGGATAGGGCTGGGAACTCAGGGCTGCCCCTAGACTTTAGACTATGTGTAGCCACGCTCAAATCCAGAATTAGACTGGTACAGTGAGAGATGGATGCTTGCGTGTCCACTTGCTTGCTTTACTTGTGCTCAGCTCAATATCTCCACTCATacagtccaggaccacctgcctagggaatggtgcagCCCACAGTGGACTGGCTGAGTCTTCACATATCAGTCAACTTAATTCCGACACTCCtccacagacatgaccacaggtTGACACAACATAGACAATTCCTCATTGAAACACTCTTAACAGGTGGTTCTAGGACGTGTCAAACTGGCAATTAAAACTAGCTAtcacaggggctagagagacggatGGCTCAGGGCTAAGAGTacctgatgctcttccagaggagctgagtttggttcccagcacacacatcaggcAGGTCACAACCATGGTGACTGCTGGGGATTCAAtatcctcttcaggcctccacagcACTGCATGCAAATGGTGCATCTAAATGAACTCAAgcacattcacataaaataaataaataattttttaagctAGCCATCATAGCCtctaaggaaagaggaagagaagctaCAGTGGAGCGGGATAAAGTAGCCACCACAAATGGGAGTAATAGCACCAAACATTGACTTTGGGGGAGGCGCTCGTAGAAGGCTCCGAACCGTCTCCTCCCTTTGTGTCACCGTTCATATTCAGCAGCcttttcttacagaatccagctGAATGCCCTGTATAAGAAAGGATATTTCTTATTATGTTGAACTGCATGATGGGGCTGAGGAGTCCAGCAGTAGCTGACTGGGCTCTGGAGAGTCAGAGAACCTGGTAGCTACTAAATCGATGCCTCAGCAGCCTCAAAGCCCTGTTGGAGGCCTGGGAAAGACCAAGGTATTCAGTTCCTGCTGGAAGACTGAAGAAGCTGATGGCAGTAGAGGATGCCAGCAGCAGCTGTAGATGCCCTCTCTCTGGGACAAGCAAAAGATGGTGAGCACCAATCTTTACACCAGGCTGCTTACTTAGAAGGTGCTATGCGCTTTGGGGGAAGGGCCTCACCGCTCAATTAATCCTCTCTGAAAATGCTTTATGAATTCTGTTACATTAACAACACCAAACCATCACACTGACCTAGCCAGGGGCTGTGCGCCATAGTTGCCTGGCATCTATGTATGACTGGGAAATTAATTTTCATCAGTGTAACATAACCAAAAGAGGTCTGTGTTCCCTCATGGTCTAATTGGATAATAAGATATGCATATTCCTTGTTCTAGTTACCTTCTGTCTCTGAAGATGCTGTGGCCCTCAAAGACGAAGAAGACACACAGTAAAAGGAATCAGAAGCCATGAATGACGGTGTGGTGAGAACTCACCCTCCAGCTCTGAACATCTCCACCAGACTTTTGGATGTATGTTGAAAATTTCATGTTAAGATGTGGGGCTGAGAAGCCTTTGGAGCCACTAATGCAGGGAGACAGCTGACGGTGCAGGGCTTCCTTCATTCTCACTTTTAACTTTGGAGGAAAAGAGCTCTGGAAACTGAACAtcccacacacataaagataCAGGTGCATCCATTAGCCATTTATTCCCTGGTCGTCTGGGCCAGGAAAGTGTCCACATCTTCATCCTTGCCACATTGGCTGATGCAAAGACAGGAGGACAGAAGACTTCACACAGGAAAAGTCCAGAAACATCTAGAACCTTCTTAATGAGCAGCCCTCAGTTGGGCTGGGGAGGATGTGCTCCTGGGAAGCCAGGATTGCCTATCCCTTGTGGAGAAAAGCCTGGGTAGAGAAGGCATCCTACTGAGGAATGTCCACTTTCCACTACACAAGTGTTTTAAGGCTTCATGACTTATCTAATCTAGTGTGCAATATgtttaatttgtctttattgacttgaataaaaataaactttagatAGACCAGTGTCTAGCAGAGTGAATAAGGTGGCATTCTTTGTAGTCACTTTGGTTTTGCAAAAATGTACTGGAGGCAAACTGCCTAAGCATTTTACTTGTTTAACCTCCATACTCTGTAGAGTCCAAAAGTGACTGCTCTTGTGCCACCTCCTTTTGGCAAGGCCTCTGCAGAGCACTCCGGGTCAGGGGCACCTGCCAAGGCCAGCACCAGCTGTGTGTGTCCAGGTGTGTGCTGCGGCCTCTCATCACAGCTGCTTGCAAtacccagggaagagcagctgcctGCCTTTTTCTTGCTAATTTCTCTtccccactgagctacacagggAAGAATAATTGCCTCTACTCTAAGCTCTGACATTCCCACATCCCAGCACCTGCTCTACCACTGTCATCCCAACAGGAAGACAATTTCTGCCACCCTCGGTGACTTCTTCATAGCCAACCCGCTGGTTAGAGAAACACTTTTCAAAGAGGCAGTTGGAATACGAATGTGGGCAGAGCATTCTGGAAGGCTGATCAGCATTTTTTTCCCTCGTGAAATAGAAACTACGGGCGGGGAACTTGGTAGGGTGGCTGGGCAAAGAGCCTCAGCCTCAACCATGCTCCCAGTCCTGTcagcagaaacaaatagaaaaagcCCAAACACAGGGAAAAGAGGAAGCTGAGCAAGACCATCTAATGAAACTGTGTTATGTAGGAGACACTCTCAAGAAACTGGGTTTAACCCTGGGGTTAGCGTGTGCCTGACAGATAGAAAGCTAGAATCATTTGACTCGGGATGTGCATTCATATtccaaattttaaatttgattcTATAACAGTTATTCACTTTGGCAAGGTCGAAGGACCAGTGATAGAAGGGCAGGATAACCTGAGACTGTAAGCCCCTCCCCGCCAGGAGCCCACCAGGAACAAGGACAGGAACAGCTCTCACAACCCCTGTTTATCACCCCTCAAAGGGCCAACCCTTAACACTTCATTAAGACTGTAACACTtcctaaattttaataaaaatttctgtaCTGTGAAAGCAaccttagatttatttatattagcaAAAAAGAATAATACATAGATGAATGCATGTTAATAAACACAAATCTGAATGgcagtattttatgtttttagataCTTTATTATTACAAAGTCTtttaacacatatttttatttcttagtcaTTAAAGTAATAAATGCGGAACATATTAGACACACAGAGGTGTGTTCTCTTCAGTGACTCCAAATCAAGCCAGCAATGGAGAAACTAGACCTTAGATGTCTTTAGATGTTGTCCGATTTTTCTGTCTTGCCGgccagctctcaaataaccacatagagactcattattaattataaatgcttagtAGATAGCTTGGGCTTGttactagctagttcttacatcttaaacaaacccatatttcttacctaCATTCTACCCCATGGCAGTACCTTTTTCAGCCCAGCATGTTCATCTgcattcatcttgcttctccccaGTCTCCTGCCAACTCCACCCTTCATGCCAGTGCGCTCTCTGTCTGGCTCTCCCAGCtagcctcttcctgcctagctactggccagttAGCttgttattaaaccaatgagagcaacacattttcgCAGTATAGTAAAAGATTGTTTCACAACCCTTCGACCGTCTAGTAGagttctcttttgcttcctgggAGTCCTGGTTCCTACCAAGAGCTAGGGGTCTTGCCTGGTGGGATGAGGTGCTCTCTGTGGAGCAGCCTGAAGAACTGCTGGGCTTCACTCTGTTGTATGTCCTCAAGCTCCCTGCTGTCTTCACCTATTTCACAGGTGCTCTCCTctgcttgagacagagtctgctGAAGAAAGAGCTGAGGAGAAGCTtgaagtaggaaggaaagaaacagggcTCTGCACTATGTGACAGAGTCTTTGCTTATATttatgattcattttattttccattacgTGTTTGTGTGCgggtggcacatgtgtgcacagttactgcaaaggccagaagatggcaacAGATAGCCggagactggaattacaggtggatATGGGCTGTCTAAGTCAATGCTGAGAACTAAacatgggtcttctgcaagagcagcaagttctcttaacttcTTATCTGGTGAGCCATTACTACAGCCCTATATTCTTTAAATGTTATGCTTCATACCATGGAAAATCTCAGACAGACACAAAATCAGAGACTCTAGGATGAGAAATCCCATGTAGTCATTTAGCACAGAAGACACACGGCTGCTGTCCCATATGGTGTTATGACCTCTGCAGCTCTGTGAGGATGTGTATTCTCATCCATGTTGAACAGGGTTAAAGCCTTTGATCACTGCCTAAAGACACCACGCTAGTGGTTCATGGCAGACAAAATGATATTTCTGGCTTTAAGTTCCATGCTGCTTCTTAGAAAGCTTTGcaatattttaagtaaatctgtagccattttttttaaaaattggttataTGCTTATTTACCCTAAATACGCCTGAACTTTTATTACATATAAGAGAAAACGTTCAACAGGTATTCTTTCGTCTTCTGGATTCTATGATACACTGCGTGGGAAATGATTTCTTggtctgtatttaaaaaaaaaaatctcagatccAGTTGTGAAATTCTGACTTCTGGTGATGACGTCACGGCAGCTGTAGTTGCCCACACAAGACCTTCACACGAGCAAGAAACAAGACAGTAAAATTCTAGCATGAATGGGGTGGGGATAGGGGTTGAGGCCTCACTCTATAGAAGGTGGTATTGGCAGTAGCTGACTGATGAGCTGGGAAAGTCACTCTCCTTTAGGGATGTGGTCACTGGTAAGTTGCTCGTGTCCCAGTACACGGCCACACACCTATGTGCAAATGGGCAGCACTATTTGGACTCTGTATTACTAATAGCGATTTGAAAGATTGGCCTGAAGAGCTGATTCAAGGGTGAGGGCTCTtttggaggacctgggttcaattcccatctcTCACATGGAAGTCGATCCTGCTTGGAGGGcattgacaccctcttctgacctccatgggcactgcacacatgtgatatatatgcaaacatacagcaggtaaaacactcataggCATGgaataaatgtaaatgttttaaaaataaaatatgcaccaATATATTGGTATATATCAATAATATATTAAAACGGagctctctttttaaatttatttatttttattattttatattcatttgtgttttgcctgtcagatcttggagttaaaaaaagttgtgagctactatgtgggtcctgagatttgaaccaaggtcctctggaagagcagtcagtgcttttgaaccactgagccatttctacagtCTCCAAACCACATACTCCTTAATGCAGTTGTGTTTAGGAATTAATGATAAGGATAAAATCAGACTTGCATGTTAAGATGCTTataaatgggctggagagatggctctgtgggtaaagcgCCTGGTGAACACAtgtgaggatttgagttcaaatccccagaacccacacaaagccTGATGTTGCGGAACATTCATGTAACACCAGTGTTCCTACAATGAGATAAACGCTATCTTAGAAagctttgctttctattgctgtgatgaacactgttaccaaaaccaacttggaagggaaagagtttatttgacttacatacCCCagtcatagtccatcactgagggaagtcaatgcaggaactcaagcagggcagcaacttggaggcagaaactaAAGCTGGAGTCATGGGgaattctgcttactggcttaattggcctactttcttatacagcccaatAGCACCTGACCAGGGGTGACACTACCCATAGTGAACTGCCctccccccatcaatcactagtcaGGAAAATGTCCTATAAAGTTGCCCATaaaccaatctgatggaggcagtttctcagttgagattccttcttacCAGATATGTCAAATTTGTGTCAAGCTGGCAAATCCAACCAGCATAGAAGCAGAGATAGGTGACTGGCCCCGAAGCTTGCAGTACAGCTCTCCTGGAATAAACCTCAGTAAACAACAAAAGgttctgcctcaaacaaggtcGAAGGTCAGGACTGCCAtctgaggttgccctctgacttccacatgtgcgcCATGGCACTATCATGTCCCCCCCACATATGTAcactgtatacacatatgcatacatatacacacatacacaggcacacaaatgcacacacatacacacacatatatatatatatttatacacagacacacagacacacacatgtgaatgtggtttttttttttttttttttttttttttttttttggtttttcgagacagggtttctctgcagcttttttttagagcctggcctggaactagctcttgtagaccaggctggcctcgaactcacagagatccgcctgcctctgcctcccgagtgctgggattaaaggcgtgcgccaccaccgcccggcacatgtgaatgtttttaaaattttattttattttattttattttatttttttactttttgagacagggcttctctgtagctttggagcctgtcctggaactagctcttgtagaccaggctggtctcgaactcacaaagatccacctgcctctgcctcccgagtgctgggattaaaggcgtgcgccaccaccgcccggcttaaaattttatatatagagGCTCAGCAGCACTAATGGGGcaaaataataatgtataataaCAGAAACAATATAATATTATGAGATAGTgtacattataattttatattttaccagctattaaataatattattctatattaatagaaacaaatgtttatCAGTAAGAGATTATTGAgataatgtatgatttaagccaGTCATGTGGGACAAGAACATAAAGCTACACTATGGAACCCTATAATAAAAGTACATTATAGAGTAGATATGTAAGGTGTGTTTAAGTGAAGAATAAAAAGCTCTTTTTGAAACAGGAGGCACAGG
This genomic interval carries:
- the LOC121677115 gene encoding uncharacterized protein LOC121677115 isoform X4 — encoded protein: MWRRTPQKKDHPLVTYPTLFPNSPPPVGQKTSVTHISDSLPGQTSGVRTLTNHTHRLFSRSSPVKTTQHLTVDGGWDEEQLTVLQGTAHHCSEVEAAGTHPQLESKELGCLYSTPILHFISPWLQDLEMALPTDAWSTGFTLSKL